CATCACTCTGGCAAGCCGAACTCTTAAAGGCCCTGAATTGACCTATTTTACCACGGAAAAGGAGCTGTTAGCTATAGTATGGGCACTACAGAAATTCCGAACATATCTTCACGGTGCAGAGATAATCAATCGCACGGNNNNNNNNNNNNNNNNNNNNNNNNNNNNNNNNNNNNNNNNNNNNNNNNNNNNNNNNNNNNNNNNNNNNNNNNNNNNNNNNNNNNNNNNNNNNNNNNNNNNATTGACCTATTTTACCACGGAAAAGGAGCTGTTAGCTATAGTATGGGCACTACAGAAATTCCGAACATATCTTCACGGTGCAGAGATAATCAATCGCACGGATCATCTGGCGTTGACCTTTTTGAAAACATGCAAATTCGTCAATGTCCGATTAACCAAATGGATTCTTGCAATACAAGATTACAAGATAAAAGTGGAACATCTTCCAGGTAAAGAAAACATAATGACCGATGTGCTGATCAGAATACACGACAGTGAAAGCTATAAGAAAAACCGTGGAGAAACACACATCGTGATTAACGCACTCAGCTATCGCTGGTGGCCGGAAATCGAACAGCATATACGCGATATCCCTCAACAATTACAGGAACAGAAAACGAGACAACTAATAAGAGAATGCGGTAGAATTCAAGAGAATCAGACCAGATTCAAACTCTTAAACGAAGCATTATATCACTTCGATGGAAAGCAGTACCGGATTTACACCCCATTGAAACTCATGGAAAATTGATATGGGAGTGTCACAAAACATACGGACATCCGGGCGCTGAAAAAACttacaagattttaagagaatccTTCTTCACACCGCGCATGGCGAAATTAACTCTGCGTATTCTGACAACGTGCGACTCTTGCCAGCGAAATAAACTGTCAACCAAGCATCACAGGCTATACTCGAACCTGTTTTACCTAAGAAACCTCTAGAAATCCTGTCAATAGATTTTCTAGGACCTTTAACTAAGACAAAATATGGATACGAACATATTCTAGTGATGGTAGACACTTTCACTAAATACACAAAGCTTTATCCCATACGCAAAGCTACTAGCGAAATGGCAGTAAGAAAAATCGACGACTTCATAAAAGACATAGGGATGCCACCAAAAGTACTCTCAGACAGAGGTACACAATTTACCAGTCATCGATGGAGAGAGGCACTTGAAGAGCGAGGGATCCAGACGATACTAACATCTATACGTTATCCACAGGCTAATATGGTGGAAAGAGTAAACAGAGAACTGGCGCGACTCTTCAGAACTCTTTTAAAGCCCGAAGAACATGGAAAATGGTATGCTCAGTTTGAAAACATTGAAGCCATCATTAACGAGTCATACCATGACACAACGGAAGACACGCCTCATGAGGCGCTATGGGGCCGAAGACCCAAACGGTGATGGACGGACCTCCTGCCGCGTACACCGCCCGATACCCCTATAGACCGGGGGGCACACTTCATATTACTGAGAGATAAGATCAAAAATAAGCGTGAAAAACTACTGGCTCGGTTGAATCGGAAAAAGAAAGGTATCACTTTCCAAGAAGGGGAATGGGTACTGGCCAAAAAGTGCAACGTTTCAAATGCATAAGCTGGAGCAATGGCGAAGTTTCTCGCATTATACAAGGGCCCGTACAAAATCAAGAAGCAAGTAGCTAGAAACGTGTACATTTTGTGTAGTACCGACGGGGACCGAGAGAGAGGGCAATATCATGCCAACGATCTTAAGAGGTACAAGCGGAAAATGGAAAGTGGGGATGAAGAAAATTCAGTCCTGGCTGTCGAAGGATTCTAGAAGCAGGACGAATTTTGGGCAGGTCAGTAACAAACCGAACGACCAAGATGCCAGACGCAAGTACTTTTTTCGAATGTCTTGACTCCTACCCCTGCGTAGCGGTACAATGCAACCTCGAGGCAGGGAAGGACTGCAAGATTGAATACGACCAGCACGGGTACAAAATCATAAATGGAACTGCAACTGAGATTGCAAAAGGATACCCTCACGTGTGGAGGAAGCCCCGCATGTCTCAGTCTGTCGTGACAGCACCTAAGCTACGAAAGAACGTCAGAAAGAGGTATGTGGGAAGTGACGAGGTTATTCCAGGGATGGAACACATCCGACCCCCCATGACGGACGAAGAACGCATCCAGTTAGCAAGACAGGAAGCTAAGGAGGCAAGgagtaaaagaaaagaaaaaaagcgcAGAAACTAAAGGCCCTGGAGGACAACAAAGCAGCAGGGTCCCCTCAACCATCAACATCGGGAACAAAACAAACAACAACGAGCACAACTCACCGCGACGAAGTGGAAAAATATAAGAAGATAGCGGGGGAGATTCTGAAGGCGTTGCAAGTTCACGCTATCGAGTATGTGGCCATTCCGAAGGCTACAACGGAGAACAGCACGATAGAATCGAGCCCTGACACCAACATCAAGCCGAAGCTGACAAAAGAGGAGGAAAGTTGGCTCAAAACAAACGAGTTTAAACACAATGGAGGTAACACCGAGACACCCGCTACAGAGGGTAAACATCTTACCTGACCTGCATAATGCCTACTTAAAAGCAAAGGCCCGGAGACAACGGTGGAACGAGCAACAACAGGTAGACGTAGGCCCAGGTGAGATGTGCCTAAATGAAACAAGGGAGAGCTTCGGAAATACCGGCAGTGGAACCCAGCGCAGGGTTGGCCCATAAACGAGGGATGGACTTTCCAAGAGGCTAAACCACTCAGAAATCCTCACTACAACAACCGCGAGGAAAACAAAAGGGCAAGATGGACACAAGAGGATACATTGGAATGGGGTGAGCAAAGTCGAGTAAGCAAGCTGTCAAGGGAAATTGAAACGATCACGCTTGATTGATCATGTCATAATTTATTGTTCTTTCTCTTCCGTTCTTTTGTAACTCGTCTGTAAACAACTTCgacatagttttttttatcaagcGTGCCTTTCAATTTGGAGGACAGTTGTAACCTGTGAGTTACGTGATTCACCCTGAAAACAGGCAAAAACACTATCTCCTGTGCAAGTCCTCTGAAAAGATACCTTTCACAGGAGGAAGTCGAAAGCGCAGACTCCTACGACTCCCACTCGTACGAAATTACGTAAGCCTGAGAGTGCGTGGGAATGAGAGGGTATAAAAAGGGCGGCAAAACCGAAAAAAAGGAGATGGGATCTCGCAGCTGAAAAGCTCGGATCGGAGGCGAAAATTGGAAGAAGGGCTCGAGGATTCATCCTCTTTCTCTCCTATCTAAAAAAGCCATAGTTGTTGGAAGCTTGAATACTTAGTTTCTATGAGACTCTTTATTCTCTCTTGCATctgagtattttataaaaatctgacCAGGACGATTCATCTCCTGactcatttaaaataaagaaatactcTGAGACTAAAAACCGAAAGGAGATATTTCTGAggcgaattttatattttttttcgagaGCATTATTTGATTAAGCATTTTGATTCTCCCtgagaataattgaatttaaaattggaaaataaattgaatttgagaTTTAACGATAGATATTATCCAtgggaataattttaaatatttttattacattgcACATCTTTTGACTCTTGAATATATATTTGCAGCCGACGTTATAGGTTCACCTTGACGCTTGCCTAGACAAATAtaattcaagatttataattcataaatctTGCCGATTGTTTTCATCTAGCAGAGACGGTTCACCTCTCTTCCTATTTAGTAAACAGGCAGACAAGAATTTGAATGACGAAGAGTCGCAAGTATTTTTGGGAGATAAACACAAGAAAGAGAAAATCTTTGCTTTTAGTTTGGAAGGACCCCGAGTCCCACTTGTTTTCACTTTCCAATATACCGGAAACCGTAAATTCCTTAGGGTCAGCTCTGAACGCTCTCCCTGGCGCCTCCGCCCTTCTTAGATTTTCCGTATTTCGGAACCCAAGCTACCTCCCTTGAGAAGGACTCGTAACCAAGCCTCAACGTATTGAAGGCACGCGCTTATTACCCCTCATTGAGGCGGATTACCTGACAATAGACTGCAGTCGCATTAGCACCTCTGAATAGTAAATAGGAATCAGGACCTAATTACCGTTTTATATTTTTGCGAACAAATTTTAATGACCTTTCCATATTATTACTCCAGGTAAAGAAGAGGTCATTTACCTTATTTTTGCTGCTGACAGCAAACGTAGTCGATCTATGGgatctttaagaataaaataaagaaaataaagttggAATCATTgagttatattgaaaataaattgtttagagcattttagaaatattttatgtattatggACAGGATAAAATGTAAGACAggttaatacaaaataaagtaaGATGTAAGAAATTCCAGTAGGATTACTGAAGCGACAGCTCGTATATGTAAGACAGCCAGATCTGCCAAATAgagattttgtagaatttaattaataaaataaagtctAAGGactaggaaaataataatttgttgattagaaAGATCAATTTAGAGCAGGTATAGATGATCACTGTAAAATTAGGTTAGCATaggcatttttgaataaaatgatgtATTCTTGTGCTAAATAAGAAGCTTATTCTTCTCTCCAGGCATCCCCTTCTTACTTTATAGCATTAGTAGATTTTCTGATAGCAATTTAGTGATTGCATCCTTTTAGTTAATTCAGCCATATCAAAATTGGCGGGGTTGCAATATGTGTATGCAATATTAATTAAACAAGGTCTTCGAAAGCTTCCCCGTACACTCCTGCAGCTCAAAATATCGTATTTGGGTGGAATCTCTGTGGACCGACAGGAAATACCTCTCCGTTGGATTCATCTACAGCGAATATGTTCCATTGTTCCAAGagtgaagaacttttttttgaccTTCAAAAGTTTTGGGAGGATTCAGAAGTTGTGCTTCCTAAACCTTTTCGGACAGCTGAGGAAGAAGAGTATGAAAAACCTTTTCAAAAGACTCACTCTAGGACTAAAGATGGGAGATACGTCGTACATCAAGAGTGCCCATCAAGAGTGACGTCACATCGTTAAGAGATTCCTATTCTGCAGCTCTTCGCATGTTACTTCTTATGGAACAGCGGTTCAAACGAGATGTTCATCTCCAAGACGCGTATGCCAAATTCATAGAAGAATACCATCAACTTCAGCATATGAAGCCCGTCCACATCCTTGCAGATCCAAGAAGTATCTCGCGGTCATTTTTTCTTCCGCATCGTGGAGTTTGGCGTGAACCTAGTTTAACCACGAAACTACGATTCCTCTACATTATACTATAAATGTgtctcataataaaataatagaaactgcattattgaaaagtatttatttcaGAGACATATCTATTGAATACATTAATTCTTTTACATATATATTGTAGATAATATCGTAAGAATTATCTCTCGTTTAAAGTCTTTTATAGTAgtagataattaaatttgttcaaataagaaaagaaatacgTTCGCAGAAACATGTTTTATAATTCGCAAGTAGCAATAAAAGTGGAGTATGTACACGCTCAACATataatccctggcggaccgaaggaactgaatggagcctgtacaaagtacccgtaaagaccccaatgggtccccattcggttcctttttaaaatactcaaaagaacagcaagatcaacttttaaactgttgaaaatcggattctacgttaaattttttattggaaaatcacggagtaatcgcaatattttttttgcagcagtaaaaagttaaaaatatatataagatctataacgcctgttgactgctacttacagatgctgcatttgaagtgtagcagtcaacaggcgttatacgtcttatatatttttaaactttttaccgttgcaaaaaaaaactattacgatTATTCCATGatcttttatagggaattttaacgtagaatccaaatttcaataatttaaaagtttattttgctattttttgagttttttaaaaaggaaccaaatggggacccaatggggtctttacgggtactttttagaggctccactcggttccttcggtcaCTCAGAGATGTAAGGAGAGCCTAGTGCATGGCTATGAATGTCtgtagaaaatgataaaaatgtctGTTCTCGAAATATACTCGATCCCAACGACTCAGGCCATGTTGATATCCTCCTGTGACAACCAGCATTATAACTTAAGAAATATACCAaacatattataaacaaaaataactttccaGTGATTCTGACAATCCAAGTCCACATTTTTAGCAATGCCTTTTTATATCCACAGAAAAGCGATGACGcagttttgtaattaattttttataaaatgtgacGAAACTTCCATATACGAGTCACAGAAATTGTCAATTAATTATCACTATTAGCCCTAAATGTTCCTAAAAATAGGcaattttgcacttttaggttaggatatttcaaaaatctgatgtaaa
The sequence above is drawn from the Belonocnema kinseyi isolate 2016_QV_RU_SX_M_011 chromosome 7, B_treatae_v1, whole genome shotgun sequence genome and encodes:
- the LOC117176600 gene encoding uncharacterized protein K02A2.6-like, with product MVDTFTKYTKLYPIRKATSEMAVRKIDDFIKDIGMPPKVLSDRGTQFTSHRWREALEERGIQTILTSIRYPQANMVERVNRELARLFRTLLKPEEHGKWYAQFENIEAIINESYHDTTEDTPHEALWGRRPKR